In Brevibacillus brevis, a genomic segment contains:
- the rocF gene encoding arginase: MNKNISIVGVPMDLGADRRGVDMGPSAIRYAGVVARLEQMGIDIQDRGDIQVARPHLFTETENHKYLDEVVEANEKLAAVVSDIMEEGRFPLVLGGDHSIALGTVAGVAKHVKNLGVIWFDAHGDLNTGETSPSGNIHGMPLAASLGFGHKRLVNIGGFTPKLKPENVVIIGARDLDKGERELIKRIGMKVFTMHEIDKLGMARVMEEAIEHVSKNTDGVHLSLDLDGLDPHDAPGVGTPVIGGISYREGHVSLEMLADADVLCSAEFVEVNPILDSENRTARVAVALMSSAFGDKLL, from the coding sequence ATGAACAAAAACATCAGTATTGTGGGAGTACCCATGGATCTAGGTGCAGACCGTCGCGGAGTGGATATGGGGCCGAGCGCCATTCGTTACGCGGGAGTGGTAGCGCGTTTGGAGCAGATGGGGATAGACATTCAGGATCGGGGAGATATCCAGGTCGCGCGTCCCCATCTGTTCACGGAAACCGAAAATCATAAATATCTGGATGAAGTAGTGGAAGCCAATGAAAAGCTGGCCGCTGTTGTAAGCGATATCATGGAGGAAGGCAGATTTCCTCTCGTCCTTGGTGGCGACCACAGCATCGCGCTGGGTACGGTAGCAGGGGTAGCCAAGCATGTGAAAAACTTGGGCGTCATCTGGTTTGACGCGCATGGCGACTTGAACACGGGCGAGACTTCGCCGTCAGGCAATATTCACGGAATGCCCCTTGCAGCCAGCCTGGGCTTCGGCCATAAGCGGCTGGTGAATATCGGGGGTTTCACGCCCAAGCTGAAGCCGGAGAACGTCGTGATTATCGGCGCGCGCGATCTGGATAAGGGCGAGCGGGAGTTGATCAAGCGCATCGGGATGAAAGTCTTTACGATGCACGAAATCGACAAGCTGGGGATGGCTCGGGTCATGGAAGAGGCGATCGAACATGTCTCGAAGAATACGGATGGCGTGCACTTGAGTCTCGATCTGGACGGACTGGACCCGCATGATGCTCCGGGTGTAGGGACTCCGGTCATCGGCGGCATTTCGTACCGGGAAGGACACGTATCTCTGGAAATGCTGGCGGATGCCGATGTCCTGTGTTCCGCTGAGTTTGTCGAGGTAAACCCCATCCTGGACAGTGAGAATCGTACGGCTCGCGTAGCAGTAGCGTTGATGAGCTCGGCGTTCGGGGACAAACTGCTCTAA
- a CDS encoding Spo0E family sporulation regulatory protein-aspartic acid phosphatase, with amino-acid sequence MGQLSKKDVLLQIEKLRKELNDQYKVQSSITPELLELSVKLDLLLNKLHLHP; translated from the coding sequence GTGGGACAATTGTCAAAAAAAGATGTTCTCCTCCAGATCGAAAAGCTGCGCAAAGAGCTGAACGATCAATACAAGGTACAGTCATCCATTACTCCCGAGTTGTTGGAGCTGAGCGTAAAGCTGGACCTTCTGCTAAATAAGCTGCACCTCCATCCTTAG
- the sigW gene encoding RNA polymerase sigma factor SigW, translating to MEFVEKRLTQRAKRGDREAFAELIEIYKDKIFQLAYRMVGNRQDAEDIAQETFLRVYANLHTYDESYKFSTWIYRIATNLCIDRGRKKRPDFSLDEETEPGQGMDWYSRLSSNEGTPEEKLVTQELQETVQDALSHLQPKYRSIMILRYIEDLSLQEISDIVKLPVTTIKTRIHRGREALRSKLRLM from the coding sequence ATGGAGTTTGTAGAGAAACGGTTGACTCAACGAGCAAAGCGCGGGGATCGCGAGGCCTTTGCAGAGTTGATCGAGATTTATAAAGACAAGATATTTCAGCTGGCGTATCGGATGGTGGGAAACCGCCAGGACGCGGAAGATATTGCGCAGGAGACCTTCCTGCGGGTATATGCCAATTTGCATACGTACGATGAAAGCTACAAGTTCTCGACCTGGATCTACCGTATTGCGACCAATTTATGTATTGACCGCGGCCGGAAGAAGCGGCCGGATTTTTCATTAGACGAAGAGACGGAGCCAGGGCAAGGCATGGACTGGTACTCGCGGTTGTCTTCGAACGAGGGTACGCCTGAGGAGAAATTGGTCACGCAGGAGCTGCAGGAGACGGTACAGGACGCTTTGTCCCATTTGCAGCCGAAATACCGTTCAATCATGATCCTGCGCTATATCGAAGATCTGTCTCTGCAGGAGATTAGCGATATTGTGAAACTGCCTGTGACGACCATCAAAACGCGGATTCACCGTGGGCGGGAAGCCTTGCGCAGCAAGTTGCGACTGATGTGA
- a CDS encoding zf-HC2 domain-containing protein, with protein MECREMIILIHEYLDGDTDELANQHLQMHMKTCASCRQHMHELQRAIAFVQSASHIHVSPDFTARVLAQLPAETKKNLLSGWLRRHPFLTAAAVFLFLMTGSLCANWFDRDNILQVSSANMDKLKIDRERNVVVVPAGTSIDGDLVVRNGNVEVQGQVHGNVVAIEGKVFVASTAQVAGNTESIEAIVDWIWYEVKNIGNDLLPILP; from the coding sequence ATGGAATGCCGGGAAATGATTATCCTCATTCATGAATATCTGGATGGAGACACTGACGAGCTTGCCAATCAGCATTTGCAAATGCACATGAAAACCTGTGCAAGCTGCCGCCAGCATATGCACGAATTGCAGCGGGCCATCGCCTTTGTGCAAAGTGCTTCACATATTCACGTTTCTCCTGATTTTACGGCGCGCGTACTCGCCCAATTGCCGGCTGAGACCAAGAAAAATCTGCTTTCGGGCTGGCTGAGAAGACATCCGTTCCTCACAGCAGCGGCTGTTTTTCTCTTTTTGATGACGGGCAGCTTGTGCGCCAACTGGTTTGATCGGGACAACATCCTGCAAGTTTCTTCCGCCAATATGGACAAATTGAAAATAGATCGAGAGCGAAATGTTGTCGTCGTTCCTGCCGGGACCAGCATCGACGGAGATCTGGTCGTCCGAAACGGGAATGTCGAGGTGCAGGGCCAGGTACACGGCAATGTAGTCGCGATCGAAGGAAAAGTGTTTGTTGCCTCGACTGCTCAGGTGGCGGGAAATACGGAATCGATCGAAGCCATCGTGGATTGGATCTGGTATGAGGTGAAAAATATTGGAAATGACTTGCTTCCGATCTTGCCATAA
- the cdaA gene encoding diadenylate cyclase CdaA produces MISLDYGDLLRYGTDILLVTYVIYKIIMLIRGTRAVQLLKGIMVIVITWLLSKYFQLTTLHWLMSQAFTFGVLAVVIIFQPELRRALEQLGRGKLFSRSSTIQDDDMVNRLVQEVCKSITYMAKRRIGALIVIERETGLNDYVETGIAINGRVSSELLINIFIPNTPLHDGAVIMRKDVVLAAACYLPLSENNSISKELGTRHRAAIGVSEVSDGMSIIVSEETGQVSYAAHGEMKRNLTEEQLAELLTEQLQPQSKGKSMGSRWQWRRKHG; encoded by the coding sequence ATGATATCGTTGGATTATGGGGATTTGCTACGGTATGGTACGGACATTTTGCTCGTGACATACGTGATTTATAAAATCATTATGCTCATACGCGGTACGCGCGCAGTACAATTGCTGAAGGGGATCATGGTCATCGTGATCACCTGGCTCCTCAGCAAATACTTTCAGCTCACGACGTTGCACTGGTTGATGTCACAGGCCTTTACCTTCGGGGTGCTGGCAGTGGTCATCATCTTCCAGCCCGAGCTGCGGCGCGCTCTTGAACAGTTGGGCCGGGGGAAGCTCTTTTCCCGTTCCAGCACCATTCAGGACGACGACATGGTGAATCGTCTGGTGCAAGAGGTATGCAAATCGATCACGTACATGGCGAAGCGGCGGATTGGTGCCTTGATCGTCATCGAGCGTGAAACGGGCCTGAATGATTATGTGGAAACGGGCATCGCGATCAATGGGCGCGTCAGCTCGGAGCTGTTGATCAACATTTTCATCCCGAATACGCCGCTCCACGACGGGGCTGTCATCATGCGCAAGGACGTCGTGCTCGCGGCTGCCTGTTATTTGCCGCTGTCCGAAAACAACTCCATTTCTAAAGAGTTGGGGACGCGCCATCGCGCTGCCATCGGTGTGAGCGAGGTTTCCGACGGCATGTCCATCATCGTTTCCGAGGAGACGGGACAAGTTTCGTATGCCGCGCACGGCGAGATGAAGCGCAACCTGACGGAGGAGCAGCTGGCAGAACTGTTGACAGAGCAGCTCCAGCCTCAATCGAAGGGCAAATCCATGGGCAGTCGTTGGCAATGGAGGCGAAAACATGGATAA
- a CDS encoding CdaR family protein — MDKWLNSHWFARAVALLLAVMMWMVVNLETEPSTTPEASQPVFIDGVTLHVKYDTDRFQVVKQPRTVKVALESSNPFYRHNFFPTDSMEVYVDATGLGKGTHKVPVQYKGFPDEVKVGIIPNTVEITLEEKKTVEREVNVEMLGVVAPGYTAGEPIVKPFRALVRVPESQVDKVAAVKASVDLEGATSAIKTTVPLKVVDKSGNVIQGADVVPLTVEVNIPVTSPFAKVPIKLNLTNEMPNGYSLASVDMNVDEVTVFGPKEVIDAMKAGTYPGPEIDLSNITSDNVLELKIPVLDNIVKVEPEYLKVSLKVVPSTTKRLEKIPIRISGLSENVQAKVLSTEGQEISTIDFDAVGAAQILGQLRPEDLQVVADVSNMPAGVYEVALNYIFNQSDYIKPGANAPKKVTVEITNKQR; from the coding sequence ATGGATAAATGGTTGAATAGTCATTGGTTTGCCCGCGCGGTAGCCCTGCTTTTGGCTGTCATGATGTGGATGGTCGTCAATCTGGAGACAGAGCCGTCGACCACTCCCGAAGCAAGTCAGCCAGTTTTTATTGATGGGGTCACCTTGCATGTCAAATACGATACGGACCGTTTCCAGGTGGTCAAACAGCCGAGAACGGTCAAAGTCGCGCTGGAAAGCAGCAATCCGTTTTACCGCCACAACTTTTTTCCTACGGACTCGATGGAGGTCTATGTCGATGCGACAGGGCTGGGCAAGGGAACGCACAAAGTCCCGGTTCAGTACAAGGGCTTTCCGGATGAGGTGAAAGTCGGGATCATCCCGAATACCGTGGAAATTACGCTGGAAGAGAAGAAGACGGTAGAGCGGGAAGTCAACGTGGAGATGCTGGGGGTAGTGGCACCCGGGTACACGGCCGGGGAGCCGATTGTAAAACCGTTCCGGGCGCTTGTGAGGGTGCCGGAGAGCCAGGTCGATAAAGTGGCTGCCGTGAAGGCTTCCGTCGATCTGGAAGGAGCGACATCGGCGATCAAGACGACGGTTCCGCTGAAAGTGGTGGACAAGTCGGGGAACGTGATTCAAGGGGCTGACGTCGTACCGCTCACGGTGGAAGTCAACATCCCTGTCACCAGTCCGTTCGCCAAGGTGCCGATCAAATTAAACTTGACGAATGAAATGCCAAATGGATATAGTTTGGCTAGTGTGGACATGAATGTGGATGAAGTGACCGTGTTCGGACCAAAAGAGGTCATCGACGCGATGAAAGCGGGAACCTACCCTGGTCCGGAGATCGATTTGAGCAACATTACATCAGATAACGTATTAGAGCTAAAGATACCGGTATTGGATAACATCGTGAAAGTAGAACCGGAGTATTTGAAAGTGTCGTTGAAAGTTGTGCCTTCGACAACCAAACGTTTGGAGAAGATTCCGATCCGCATCAGCGGGCTGTCGGAAAACGTGCAAGCCAAAGTGCTATCGACGGAAGGCCAGGAGATCTCTACGATTGACTTCGATGCCGTAGGGGCGGCGCAGATCTTGGGTCAGCTGCGGCCGGAAGACTTGCAGGTCGTGGCCGATGTAAGCAACATGCCGGCCGGGGTGTATGAGGTAGCGTTGAACTACATCTTCAACCAATCCGATTACATCAAGCCGGGAGCCAATGCTCCCAAGAAGGTCACCGTAGAAATCACGAACAAGCAAAGGTAG
- the glmM gene encoding phosphoglucosamine mutase yields MGKYFGTDGVRGVANAQLTPELAFKIGRVGGYVLTRHKQEGKPKVVIGRDTRISGQMLENSLLAGLLSVGAEVVRLGVISTSGVAYLTRALGADAGVMISASHNPFPDNGIKFFGSNGFKLSDEVEAEIEQYLDATDDTLPRPTGEQIGTVLEFLEGGQKYLSHLKSTVTERFDGLKVVLDCANGAVSSLAARLFADVDAEVITIGANPNGVNINDQCGSTHPERVQEEVLKHKADLGLSFDGDADRCIAVDETGEIIDGDYIMAICARALKAKGKLNNNTVVTTVMANMGFFKGMEECSINTTKTAVGDRYVVEEMLRGGYNLGGEQSGHIVFLDYNTTGDGLLTGLQLLNIVKETGKPLSELKKIMVKYPQLLVNVRVEDKSKLNGNEAIEQAIRAVEEELAGNGRVLVRPSGTEPIVRVMAEGPDAAQLEGLVHRIVDVVKQELV; encoded by the coding sequence ATGGGGAAGTATTTCGGAACTGACGGTGTACGCGGTGTGGCAAACGCTCAGCTGACACCCGAACTGGCATTTAAAATCGGACGCGTAGGCGGTTATGTTCTCACAAGACACAAGCAGGAAGGCAAGCCAAAAGTCGTGATCGGGCGCGATACGCGCATTTCCGGTCAGATGCTGGAAAACTCGCTGCTGGCAGGACTGCTGTCGGTCGGAGCAGAAGTAGTCAGATTGGGTGTCATCTCTACATCGGGCGTCGCGTATCTCACGCGTGCGCTTGGAGCAGATGCGGGTGTCATGATTTCCGCCTCGCACAACCCGTTTCCGGATAACGGCATCAAGTTCTTCGGCAGCAACGGCTTCAAACTGTCGGATGAAGTGGAAGCAGAAATTGAACAATACCTGGATGCCACGGATGATACGCTTCCTCGGCCGACGGGTGAACAGATCGGGACGGTACTGGAGTTTTTGGAGGGAGGACAAAAATACCTCTCTCACCTGAAGAGTACTGTCACCGAGCGATTTGACGGCTTGAAGGTCGTACTGGATTGCGCCAACGGGGCAGTGTCTTCCCTGGCCGCTCGCCTGTTTGCGGATGTGGACGCGGAAGTCATCACGATCGGCGCCAATCCGAACGGGGTCAACATCAACGATCAGTGTGGCTCTACGCATCCGGAACGCGTACAGGAAGAAGTACTGAAGCATAAAGCGGATCTGGGGCTCTCCTTTGACGGAGACGCCGATCGCTGCATCGCGGTAGACGAGACCGGCGAAATCATCGACGGCGACTACATCATGGCGATTTGCGCGCGCGCCTTGAAAGCGAAAGGGAAGCTGAACAACAACACGGTTGTGACGACTGTGATGGCCAATATGGGCTTTTTCAAAGGGATGGAGGAATGCTCCATCAACACCACCAAAACAGCTGTAGGAGACCGCTACGTCGTCGAAGAGATGCTCCGCGGCGGCTACAACCTGGGTGGCGAGCAGTCCGGCCACATCGTCTTCCTGGACTACAACACGACGGGAGACGGTCTGCTGACGGGTCTTCAGCTCCTGAACATCGTCAAGGAAACGGGCAAGCCTTTGTCCGAGCTGAAAAAGATCATGGTGAAATACCCGCAGCTGCTGGTCAATGTAAGGGTAGAAGATAAGTCCAAGCTGAATGGCAACGAGGCGATCGAGCAGGCGATTCGTGCGGTCGAGGAAGAATTGGCCGGAAATGGACGGGTGCTGGTGCGTCCATCCGGTACCGAGCCGATCGTGCGCGTCATGGCGGAAGGGCCGGATGCGGCTCAACTGGAAGGTCTGGTGCACCGGATCGTCGACGTCGTCAAACAGGAGCTTGTGTAA
- the glmS gene encoding glutamine--fructose-6-phosphate transaminase (isomerizing), whose translation MCGIVGYIGNKQAQDIIIGGLRKLEYRGYDSAGIAVLNEKGLELDKAQGRLAVLEERLESHPLGGFMGIGHTRWATHGKPSDENSHPHTDAKQAFAVVHNGIIENFLPIKEELLSKGYTFTSETDTEVIAHLLADMYDGDIVSTARKAVQRMRGAYALGIMTEHEPDKLVAVRLASPLVVGVGDGESFIGSDIPAILEHTRDVYILNEGEMAVLTRGGVELMDAETGEKIERELFHVEWDMVTAEKGGYDSFMLKEIHEQPQAVRETMGARIDQEHKRVILPELKMSNADLAKYDRIYIVACGTSMHAGLVGKDVIEKWTRVPVEVAVASEFRYRDPIYTDNTLMIVISQSGETADTLAALREAKKSNVTVLAITNVVGSSVAREADEVLFTWAGPEVAVASTKAYTSQVVALYLFALYLAQVKGTLAAAEVAEVVDHLQDIPAKIASLLEDAEQVRRFAESTKGVNSLFFIGRSLDYAVSLEGSLKLKEISYIHSEAYPAGELKHGTLALIEDNVPVVALATQPDIYEKMVSNIVEVKARGARVLGFAIEGDTDLAKSVDEVIYLPSTLPMLTPILTVIPLQLLSYFASVARGLDVDKPRNLAKSVTVE comes from the coding sequence ATGTGCGGTATCGTTGGATATATTGGAAATAAACAAGCGCAAGACATTATCATCGGGGGCCTTCGCAAGCTGGAGTATCGCGGCTACGATTCGGCGGGGATCGCGGTATTGAACGAGAAGGGACTGGAGCTGGATAAGGCACAGGGCCGTCTGGCTGTGCTGGAAGAGCGTCTGGAATCCCATCCGTTGGGCGGTTTCATGGGGATCGGGCATACGCGCTGGGCGACACACGGAAAGCCGTCTGACGAAAACTCTCACCCTCACACAGACGCAAAGCAAGCCTTCGCTGTCGTGCACAACGGGATCATCGAGAACTTCCTGCCGATCAAAGAAGAGCTGCTGAGCAAAGGCTATACGTTTACCTCCGAGACCGATACAGAGGTCATCGCTCACTTGCTGGCAGACATGTACGACGGCGACATCGTTTCCACCGCCCGCAAAGCGGTGCAGCGCATGCGTGGTGCCTACGCGCTGGGAATCATGACCGAGCATGAGCCGGATAAACTGGTGGCGGTTCGTCTGGCAAGCCCACTGGTTGTCGGTGTAGGCGATGGCGAGAGCTTTATCGGATCGGACATCCCTGCGATTCTGGAGCATACGCGTGACGTGTACATTTTGAACGAGGGCGAAATGGCTGTGCTGACCAGAGGCGGCGTCGAGCTGATGGACGCTGAGACTGGGGAAAAGATCGAGCGGGAGCTGTTCCACGTAGAGTGGGACATGGTAACGGCGGAAAAAGGCGGCTATGATTCGTTTATGCTCAAGGAGATCCACGAGCAGCCGCAAGCCGTCCGCGAAACCATGGGCGCACGCATCGACCAAGAGCACAAGCGCGTGATCTTGCCTGAGCTGAAAATGAGCAACGCGGACCTGGCGAAATACGATCGCATCTACATCGTGGCGTGCGGTACATCCATGCACGCCGGACTGGTCGGGAAAGATGTGATCGAGAAGTGGACCCGCGTCCCGGTGGAAGTCGCTGTCGCGTCGGAGTTCCGTTACCGCGACCCGATCTACACGGACAACACCCTGATGATCGTGATCAGCCAATCCGGGGAAACGGCAGACACGCTGGCGGCTCTGCGTGAAGCGAAGAAGAGCAACGTCACCGTCCTGGCTATCACCAACGTGGTGGGAAGCTCCGTAGCCCGCGAAGCAGATGAAGTTCTTTTCACGTGGGCAGGTCCGGAAGTAGCGGTAGCCTCCACCAAGGCGTACACGTCCCAAGTCGTCGCCCTGTACTTGTTCGCCCTCTATCTGGCACAGGTAAAAGGCACGCTGGCAGCGGCTGAGGTAGCCGAAGTTGTGGATCATCTGCAGGACATCCCGGCGAAAATCGCTTCGCTGCTGGAGGACGCCGAGCAGGTCCGCCGCTTCGCGGAGAGCACCAAAGGCGTGAACAGCTTGTTCTTTATCGGGCGCAGCCTCGACTACGCTGTCTCGCTGGAAGGCTCCCTGAAGCTGAAGGAGATCTCGTACATCCACTCCGAGGCGTACCCTGCGGGCGAGCTGAAGCACGGCACCCTTGCGCTGATTGAAGATAACGTACCGGTAGTCGCATTGGCTACCCAACCGGACATTTACGAAAAAATGGTGAGCAACATCGTGGAGGTCAAAGCCCGCGGCGCACGCGTGCTGGGCTTTGCGATCGAAGGCGATACCGATCTGGCCAAGAGCGTCGACGAGGTCATCTACCTGCCGTCCACGCTGCCGATGCTGACACCGATTTTGACCGTCATTCCATTGCAGCTGCTTTCCTATTTCGCTTCCGTAGCTCGCGGCCTGGACGTGGATAAACCGCGGAACCTGGCGAAGAGCGTGACGGTGGAGTAA
- a CDS encoding APC family permease, with the protein MQNTRLERTLTLAPLVLFGISFMALGTVFSTYGIAAQLTKGMVPAAYILALVAMLFTALSYGKMAQAYPISGSAYTYAQRSISPSIGFMVGWSILVDYLFIPMVNYLVFASFMNAAFPAVPEYVWILLMLVIVTGINVRGIKLAARVNLLINLCAILFIVTFCFFSIRHIVTNQSVFHLFSMSPFFQQGAGFSTIIAGASLLCFSFLGFDSITTFAEEVKNPEKTLPRAVLIVTMVGGLIFILVSYLSQIVYPDYASFPDPDSAAFVVIQNVGGDFLATFAIVMVTTGTFGSAMVSHASVGRLLYSMGRDGVLPRKMFGYLHPIWKTPIVNLLLVSLIGLSALFMTLGMAASLINFGAFLAFSCVNICVIMHFYIRKKDRAGWSLFRTLLFPIMGTVMDLYLLSSLDSYSLLLGIIWFCIGFIYLLVLTKCFRQKPPQMEIDAA; encoded by the coding sequence TTGCAAAACACTCGCTTGGAACGTACGTTGACGCTTGCACCGCTTGTTTTGTTCGGGATCTCTTTTATGGCGCTGGGCACAGTATTCAGCACGTATGGAATCGCTGCCCAACTGACGAAAGGGATGGTGCCCGCCGCTTACATTCTGGCATTAGTTGCGATGCTTTTCACAGCACTTAGCTACGGCAAGATGGCCCAGGCATACCCGATTTCCGGCTCGGCGTACACGTACGCCCAAAGGTCAATCTCTCCATCGATCGGCTTCATGGTGGGCTGGAGTATTCTGGTTGACTACCTGTTTATCCCGATGGTCAATTACCTGGTTTTTGCCAGCTTTATGAATGCCGCATTTCCGGCGGTGCCCGAATATGTATGGATCTTGCTGATGCTCGTGATCGTTACGGGAATCAACGTCAGGGGCATCAAGCTGGCAGCCCGTGTCAATCTTCTGATCAATCTTTGCGCGATTCTGTTTATCGTGACATTTTGCTTTTTTTCGATCAGGCACATTGTGACGAATCAAAGCGTCTTCCATCTGTTTTCGATGTCTCCGTTCTTCCAGCAAGGAGCTGGCTTCTCCACGATCATTGCAGGCGCATCCCTCCTTTGCTTTTCCTTTTTGGGCTTCGATTCGATTACGACATTTGCAGAAGAAGTAAAGAACCCAGAAAAAACACTCCCGCGAGCCGTGTTGATCGTGACGATGGTCGGCGGCCTCATTTTCATTCTCGTGTCGTACCTGTCTCAAATCGTCTATCCTGATTATGCCTCGTTTCCCGATCCCGATTCTGCTGCGTTTGTCGTGATTCAAAACGTGGGGGGAGACTTTTTGGCCACCTTCGCTATCGTGATGGTCACTACCGGTACTTTTGGCTCTGCAATGGTTTCCCATGCCAGCGTCGGACGCCTGCTTTATTCGATGGGACGAGATGGCGTGCTGCCACGGAAGATGTTTGGCTATCTGCATCCCATCTGGAAAACGCCCATTGTCAACCTCTTGCTCGTAAGTCTGATCGGCTTGTCGGCCCTGTTTATGACGCTGGGAATGGCGGCATCGCTCATCAACTTCGGCGCTTTTCTTGCGTTTAGTTGTGTGAATATTTGCGTTATTATGCACTTTTATATCCGTAAAAAGGATCGCGCGGGCTGGAGCCTGTTCCGCACTCTGCTTTTTCCGATCATGGGGACCGTGATGGATCTTTATCTGTTAAGCAGTCTGGACTCCTATTCGCTTTTGCTTGGAATCATCTGGTTTTGCATCGGCTTCATCTATCTCCTTGTTTTGACAAAGTGCTTCAGGCAAAAGCCGCCACAAATGGAGATCGATGCAGCCTAA
- a CDS encoding amidohydrolase: protein MKADLIVKGNKVFTGLLNQPEEAAVVIRGNKIVDVCSIEESRVYEGEGTKVLTYADQLIVPGFHDAHLHVMMGSLIEHFCVMLGDTKSEEEAAAKVKEYADLHPEDEWIIGFGWDRNAWERKQDPHKSSLDRLLPDRPVFLLNVEAHYGWANSCALERAHIDETTPAPEFGIIEKDEKGEVTGILHESAMALITKVAFAFPREKQEALLAGFLAHTAKHGITSVDDLYGSLAIGALDDYSLYKAFDKAGKLTTRLHFYPPLNGDIEMAKALRDEFRSEKLQMSGLKQFVDGVVTGHTAYMLEPYRDKPDSHGEPVFPEEDIKKWVGEADKEGFRVRLHAIGDRAIRLALDSFEEAKKANQTNDRRHAVEHVEVIHHSDISRFQELGVIASIQPVHLALMPTEGFLKPIGEERSPYCYMGKTLQDTGAKLSFSSDFPVAPINPMLGLHRAVTRMDYAGQAPWNEAEAIPLADAIRYYTIGGAYGVRREHELGTLEKGKFADIAVLDCDLFSIPAERIKDAKVVLTIMDGEIVYEASETCLFRA from the coding sequence ATGAAAGCAGATCTGATTGTGAAAGGAAACAAGGTGTTCACGGGGCTGCTAAATCAGCCAGAGGAAGCCGCAGTTGTTATTCGCGGAAACAAAATCGTGGATGTCTGCTCGATCGAGGAGAGCCGCGTCTATGAGGGGGAAGGCACAAAAGTGCTGACGTATGCCGATCAATTGATCGTGCCCGGATTCCATGATGCCCATCTTCATGTCATGATGGGCAGTCTGATCGAGCACTTTTGCGTGATGCTCGGTGACACCAAATCGGAGGAAGAAGCGGCTGCGAAGGTGAAGGAATACGCCGATCTGCACCCTGAAGACGAATGGATCATCGGCTTTGGGTGGGACCGGAACGCTTGGGAGCGAAAGCAGGACCCACACAAAAGCTCATTGGATCGCCTTTTGCCCGATCGTCCTGTTTTTCTCCTCAATGTGGAGGCGCACTACGGATGGGCCAACAGTTGCGCACTTGAGCGGGCACACATCGACGAAACCACACCTGCTCCGGAATTTGGCATCATCGAGAAGGATGAAAAAGGAGAAGTTACCGGAATTTTGCACGAATCGGCAATGGCGCTCATCACGAAAGTTGCCTTCGCCTTTCCCCGCGAAAAACAGGAAGCCTTGCTTGCAGGCTTTTTGGCACACACCGCCAAGCATGGAATCACGTCTGTGGATGATTTGTACGGGAGTCTGGCGATTGGGGCCCTGGATGATTACAGCTTGTACAAGGCATTCGATAAAGCAGGAAAGCTGACCACACGCCTGCATTTTTATCCCCCGTTGAATGGGGACATCGAGATGGCAAAAGCGCTGCGCGATGAATTCCGCTCGGAAAAGCTGCAAATGAGCGGGCTGAAGCAATTCGTAGACGGGGTTGTAACCGGTCATACGGCTTATATGCTGGAGCCGTATCGAGATAAGCCGGACTCGCACGGAGAGCCGGTGTTTCCCGAGGAGGATATCAAGAAATGGGTGGGAGAAGCAGACAAGGAAGGCTTTAGGGTTCGCTTGCATGCGATTGGGGACAGGGCAATCCGGCTTGCGCTCGATTCCTTTGAAGAAGCGAAAAAAGCGAATCAAACAAACGATCGCAGGCATGCGGTGGAGCATGTGGAGGTCATCCACCATTCTGATATTTCCAGATTTCAAGAACTGGGCGTAATCGCCTCCATACAACCGGTGCACCTGGCCCTAATGCCAACAGAGGGTTTCCTGAAGCCGATCGGTGAGGAACGGTCGCCGTATTGCTACATGGGCAAAACGTTGCAGGATACGGGCGCGAAGCTTTCCTTCAGCAGCGATTTCCCGGTTGCCCCGATCAATCCGATGTTGGGGCTGCATCGTGCCGTTACGCGGATGGATTACGCCGGGCAGGCACCGTGGAATGAAGCGGAAGCCATCCCGCTTGCCGATGCGATCCGGTATTACACGATCGGCGGGGCGTACGGTGTCCGCCGCGAGCACGAATTAGGCACACTGGAAAAAGGCAAGTTCGCCGATATCGCCGTGCTCGATTGCGATTTGTTCAGCATCCCGGCGGAGAGGATCAAGGATGCAAAAGTCGTTTTGACCATCATGGATGGTGAAATCGTCTATGAAGCGAGTGAAACTTGTCTCTTTCGGGCATGA